A genome region from Neptunomonas japonica JAMM 1380 includes the following:
- a CDS encoding ABC transporter permease yields MIDLHGFGHLLLAGTWVTVKLALVSLSLGLVFGLLGAAAKLSEYKVLRAIATAYTTLIRGIPELLIVFAIYFGGSALVMAVASMFGYDEYIEVNPFMAGVAALSIAFGAYATEVFRMAILSIPQGQWESAQALGMTRSNTFFRIILPQVWRVALPGLGNLFQVLLKDTALVSVVGLQDIIRQATTAISSTKEPFTFYLAAACIYLILTAIATAGTLWMERACTPQARYKG; encoded by the coding sequence GTGATAGATCTGCATGGGTTTGGTCACCTGTTATTGGCTGGAACATGGGTCACCGTCAAGCTGGCATTAGTCAGTTTATCGTTAGGCCTAGTGTTTGGCTTGTTAGGTGCAGCCGCCAAGTTATCAGAATATAAAGTGCTTCGCGCAATAGCGACCGCTTATACCACGCTGATTCGTGGTATTCCTGAGTTGTTGATTGTATTCGCTATCTACTTTGGTGGTTCTGCCTTAGTGATGGCTGTTGCCAGCATGTTTGGTTACGATGAATACATCGAAGTGAACCCATTCATGGCCGGTGTGGCCGCATTGTCTATCGCCTTTGGTGCATACGCAACCGAGGTGTTTCGTATGGCGATTTTATCGATTCCGCAGGGACAATGGGAATCGGCCCAAGCGTTAGGTATGACGCGTAGCAACACCTTCTTTCGTATTATTCTTCCGCAAGTCTGGCGTGTAGCACTGCCTGGGTTAGGCAATTTATTCCAAGTATTGCTAAAAGATACCGCGCTAGTATCGGTTGTGGGTCTACAAGATATTATTCGTCAAGCGACTACAGCGATTAGCTCTACAAAAGAACCGTTCACATTTTATCTGGCGGCTGCTTGCATTTATCTAATACTGACGGCAATTGCTACTGCTGGCACACTTTGGATGGAACGAGCTTGTACTCCGCAAGCGAGGTACAAAGGATGA
- a CDS encoding ABC transporter permease: MNWDIIIKYYPKLLDGALLTLELVVISGVIGVMLAVPIALMRASKKPWLRLFPFCFIYFFRGTPLLIQIFLIYYGASQFEAVRESALWTILKEPYWCAIIAFTLNTAAYSAELFRGAIQAIPNGELEAADAFGMNWLLKTRRIVIPRAFGIALPAYGNEVVLMLKSSALASTITLLDLTGMARTIQARTYTPVELFTAAGVIYLIMAAVVIGLFRYMESRFNRYQYYKPNVDQMGVDKQ; encoded by the coding sequence ATGAATTGGGATATTATCATTAAGTACTATCCAAAACTGTTGGATGGTGCTCTGTTAACCTTAGAACTCGTTGTTATTTCGGGTGTGATAGGCGTTATGCTGGCGGTGCCAATCGCACTGATGCGTGCTTCAAAAAAACCGTGGTTACGTTTGTTCCCGTTCTGCTTTATTTACTTCTTCCGTGGTACGCCACTGCTGATACAAATCTTCCTGATTTACTATGGCGCTTCTCAGTTTGAGGCGGTGCGTGAGTCGGCGCTATGGACCATACTGAAAGAGCCATACTGGTGTGCCATTATCGCCTTTACGTTAAATACAGCGGCTTACAGTGCTGAATTATTTCGCGGTGCAATTCAGGCCATACCTAATGGTGAGCTGGAAGCCGCTGATGCTTTTGGTATGAACTGGTTATTAAAAACTCGACGTATCGTTATTCCGCGTGCATTCGGTATTGCTTTACCTGCATACGGCAATGAAGTTGTGCTGATGCTCAAAAGTAGTGCGCTGGCTTCCACTATTACCTTGTTGGATCTCACTGGTATGGCGCGTACGATACAAGCACGTACCTATACACCGGTAGAGTTGTTTACTGCGGCGGGAGTTATTTATCTAATAATGGCAGCGGTCGTTATTGGGCTTTTCCGCTACATGGAAAGCCGTTTCAATCGCTATCAGTATTACAAGCCTAATGTTGATCAGATGGGCGTTGATAAACAGTAG
- a CDS encoding SDR family oxidoreductase, translated as MTKSLVVITGASSGIGAAMAQHFAAAGHPLLLVARRVEKLQALKLPNALCRQVDMTDAVAFQAAVKEAEAAHGPVDCLINNAGLMLLGQIDTQDPMEWQRMYDINVLALLNAMQAVLADMKIRNAGTIINVSSIAGKKSFPNHAAYVGTKFAVSAISENVREEVADSNVRIMSICPGAVETELLSHTTSQEIIEGYEDWKESMGGILAADDIARTAAFMYAQPQGVNIRDVVITATRQQP; from the coding sequence ATGACTAAATCACTGGTAGTTATCACAGGCGCAAGTTCCGGTATTGGAGCCGCTATGGCACAACATTTTGCAGCGGCTGGCCATCCTTTGCTATTAGTTGCTCGCCGCGTTGAGAAGCTGCAAGCGCTTAAATTGCCAAATGCATTATGCCGCCAAGTAGACATGACAGATGCAGTTGCTTTTCAGGCTGCTGTAAAAGAAGCCGAAGCGGCTCACGGCCCGGTGGATTGCCTCATTAATAATGCCGGCCTTATGTTACTCGGCCAGATAGACACTCAGGACCCGATGGAATGGCAGCGAATGTACGACATTAACGTTCTTGCACTGCTTAACGCCATGCAAGCGGTGCTGGCAGATATGAAAATCAGAAATGCAGGCACTATCATTAATGTGAGCTCTATTGCTGGTAAGAAATCTTTCCCTAATCATGCCGCTTACGTAGGTACCAAGTTTGCCGTATCCGCCATTAGCGAAAACGTTCGTGAAGAGGTCGCAGACAGTAATGTACGTATTATGAGTATTTGCCCAGGTGCGGTAGAAACAGAACTACTAAGCCATACCACATCGCAGGAGATCATTGAGGGCTATGAAGACTGGAAAGAGTCGATGGGTGGTATATTAGCGGCCGATGATATCGCCCGTACCGCTGCCTTTATGTACGCACAACCACAAGGCGTTAACATTCGTGATGTGGTCATTACTGCTACTCGCCAGCAACCTTAA
- a CDS encoding LysR family transcriptional regulator, which yields MNNISWRGIRAFISVAEHGGFTAAAEVSGFSKANLSQLVTELEAALSVQLLYRTTRQLRLTEIGEGYYERCKLAMQQLDSAAEWASQSTHELKGLIRMNAVGGPLGEDLLAPLVIDFQRRHPGIKVDLDFSSIRVDLIASHYDLVMRMGELPDSSLISKRLHTVITRYVASPDFLRNNHQIKTPNDLKNVPLICGSVDYWALSCKAERVTIHVDDAIKVSSGRVMRQAALAGLGVTRLPDVYVQEDLKNGRLVEVLPDWSEETQLTLICPPLRHQLHRVRVLMEFLKTHFEARYQCALSNGPSEALKSNSYLY from the coding sequence ATGAACAATATATCTTGGCGAGGTATCCGTGCTTTTATTAGCGTGGCAGAACACGGTGGTTTTACAGCAGCGGCAGAGGTGTCGGGCTTTTCCAAAGCCAACCTTAGCCAGCTAGTAACGGAGCTAGAAGCCGCGTTGAGTGTGCAATTGTTGTATAGAACGACCCGGCAATTACGTTTAACAGAGATTGGTGAGGGTTACTATGAGCGTTGCAAACTGGCGATGCAGCAGTTGGATTCAGCCGCTGAGTGGGCGAGCCAATCTACGCATGAGCTTAAAGGCTTGATCCGCATGAATGCGGTGGGAGGCCCCTTGGGTGAAGACTTACTGGCTCCGCTGGTGATTGATTTTCAGCGTCGGCATCCAGGGATTAAAGTGGATTTAGATTTTTCCAGCATACGTGTGGACCTAATTGCTAGCCACTATGATCTTGTGATGCGCATGGGGGAGTTACCAGACTCAAGCCTGATCTCAAAAAGGTTACATACTGTAATAACCCGCTATGTAGCTAGCCCTGATTTCTTACGTAATAACCATCAAATTAAAACGCCGAATGACCTAAAAAACGTCCCACTTATCTGCGGGAGCGTTGATTATTGGGCCTTGAGTTGTAAAGCAGAGCGAGTAACGATTCATGTTGACGATGCTATTAAGGTCTCCAGCGGAAGAGTGATGCGCCAAGCGGCACTGGCTGGGTTAGGCGTCACTCGACTGCCCGATGTATATGTACAGGAGGATCTTAAAAATGGCAGGCTAGTAGAGGTGTTACCTGACTGGTCTGAAGAAACACAGCTCACACTGATATGCCCGCCATTGCGGCATCAGTTGCATAGAGTAAGAGTGCTAATGGAGTTCCTAAAAACGCACTTTGAAGCACGTTATCAATGCGCCTTGAGTAATGGGCCTAGTGAAGCTCTAAAATCTAATTCATATCTTTATTAA
- a CDS encoding cupin domain-containing protein, translated as MIERPTFVMTEQIDNPRTCVNHLHFPAGSETRWHRHERDYVIVPMHSCELLIDSGEGAKPVKLTAGECYYRDAGVEHNVINPSEIDITLIEVEIK; from the coding sequence ATGATTGAACGTCCAACGTTTGTAATGACAGAGCAAATTGATAACCCACGGACTTGTGTTAATCACCTGCACTTTCCTGCAGGGAGTGAAACCCGTTGGCACCGCCACGAGAGAGACTATGTGATTGTGCCCATGCATAGTTGTGAGTTGCTTATAGATTCAGGGGAAGGGGCGAAGCCCGTTAAGCTAACCGCAGGGGAGTGTTATTACCGTGATGCTGGGGTTGAGCATAATGTGATTAATCCTTCAGAAATTGACATTACCTTAATTGAAGTAGAAATTAAGTAG
- a CDS encoding DUF2007 domain-containing protein, with protein MKMVYTSENQFLVNNAKNLIEAQGIGTFLKNEFAQGAVGETSAFDAWPEVWIFSDSDYEQALNIIETSLSCNNAIEWLCENCHEKNDPSFEVCWNCQHSNV; from the coding sequence ATGAAGATGGTTTATACCAGCGAGAATCAGTTCTTAGTGAACAATGCTAAAAACCTTATTGAGGCACAGGGTATTGGTACGTTTCTTAAGAATGAGTTTGCACAGGGGGCTGTCGGTGAGACATCAGCCTTTGATGCTTGGCCTGAAGTTTGGATCTTTAGTGATTCAGATTATGAGCAAGCTCTCAACATCATTGAAACATCCCTCAGTTGCAATAATGCTATTGAGTGGCTTTGTGAAAATTGCCATGAGAAAAACGACCCCTCTTTTGAGGTTTGCTGGAACTGTCAGCACAGCAATGTGTGA
- a CDS encoding ribosomal protein L7/L12: protein MSPHVEFEPEVLTALNAGRKIDAIKALRSLRGIGLKEAKELIDSYADAHKPKGKSIEVAESNFSVAKLLFVGLIIYLAYKFFNS, encoded by the coding sequence TTGAGCCCACATGTTGAGTTTGAACCCGAAGTGTTAACGGCGTTAAATGCGGGTAGAAAAATCGATGCAATCAAAGCGCTGCGGTCATTACGTGGCATCGGCCTTAAAGAAGCCAAGGAGCTAATTGATAGCTACGCTGATGCGCATAAGCCGAAAGGTAAATCTATAGAGGTGGCTGAAAGTAACTTTAGCGTCGCTAAGCTGCTTTTTGTTGGGCTGATAATCTATCTGGCTTATAAGTTTTTCAATAGTTAA
- a CDS encoding YtoQ family protein, whose protein sequence is MNWNIYLSGEIHTDWRQQLIDGAKAHNLPVTFSSAVTNHEASDAAGDLLGAEDNSFWRDHKSSKVNGIRTKNLIAKCDIAIIRFGDKYKQWNAAFDAGYCAALDKPYITLHADDIIHPLKEVDASAMAWATTPAQVVEILRYVILEK, encoded by the coding sequence ATGAACTGGAATATCTACCTCTCTGGCGAAATACATACTGACTGGCGACAGCAGCTTATCGATGGCGCAAAAGCGCATAACTTGCCAGTAACCTTTAGCTCTGCAGTCACTAACCACGAAGCAAGTGATGCAGCAGGAGACTTACTCGGCGCTGAAGACAATAGCTTTTGGCGTGACCACAAATCATCAAAGGTTAATGGTATCCGCACCAAGAACCTTATAGCTAAATGTGACATTGCTATTATTCGTTTTGGAGATAAATACAAGCAGTGGAACGCAGCCTTTGATGCAGGCTACTGTGCGGCACTGGATAAGCCCTACATCACGCTACACGCTGATGACATTATACATCCTCTAAAAGAAGTGGATGCATCTGCTATGGCATGGGCAACAACACCTGCGCAAGTAGTTGAAATACTGAGATACGTTATTTTAGAAAAATAA
- a CDS encoding DMT family transporter — protein sequence MIQSNAAKSDLLLVMVTLLAAAGWIFSKEALSGIPPLMFIGLRFLVAGLVLSLFGWQALRALDRRGVLRTVLVGMSFGVAMIFWILGLHHANHIGVGAFLTCLGAVFVPIVATLFGERANRAVWFSLPLAAIGLASLSLDSQFMMGWGELSFLCAAVLFAFTFVLNSRAAAKTSPIALAAVQLVVVGLVALPVSLLSEVWTFAWPASIWMWMLASIFIATSLRFFMQTWAQSLSSASNAAVIMTLEPVWTAMLAAVWFGETMTAMQLGGCALIFSALLVSRWHSVRNAVRMLIK from the coding sequence GTGATTCAATCAAATGCCGCTAAGTCGGACTTATTATTGGTAATGGTAACGCTACTTGCTGCGGCTGGGTGGATATTCTCTAAAGAGGCGCTTTCTGGCATACCGCCTCTGATGTTTATTGGTTTGCGGTTTTTAGTGGCCGGGCTGGTGTTGTCCCTATTTGGTTGGCAAGCATTGCGGGCACTGGATAGGCGAGGCGTCTTGCGCACGGTCTTGGTAGGTATGTCATTTGGTGTGGCTATGATTTTTTGGATCTTAGGGCTGCACCATGCGAATCATATAGGCGTGGGTGCGTTCTTGACCTGTCTAGGCGCTGTTTTCGTGCCGATTGTGGCTACTTTGTTTGGTGAACGAGCTAATCGTGCCGTGTGGTTCTCGCTCCCTCTGGCGGCTATTGGGCTTGCCAGCTTGTCACTGGATAGTCAGTTTATGATGGGTTGGGGTGAGCTCTCATTCTTGTGTGCTGCTGTTTTGTTCGCGTTTACCTTTGTTTTGAATAGCCGGGCGGCTGCTAAAACATCGCCTATTGCTTTAGCTGCAGTTCAGTTGGTGGTGGTTGGACTGGTGGCATTACCAGTCTCATTGCTGAGTGAGGTCTGGACGTTTGCTTGGCCTGCCTCAATTTGGATGTGGATGCTTGCCAGCATCTTTATTGCGACCAGCTTGCGGTTCTTTATGCAGACTTGGGCGCAAAGCTTATCTAGTGCAAGTAATGCGGCGGTGATCATGACATTAGAGCCGGTATGGACGGCTATGCTAGCAGCCGTTTGGTTTGGTGAGACAATGACCGCTATGCAGTTAGGAGGCTGCGCCCTAATTTTTAGTGCCTTACTGGTTAGCCGTTGGCACAGTGTACGAAATGCAGTGCGTATGTTGATTAAATAA
- a CDS encoding tetratricopeptide repeat protein, which produces MALPAHADAASTANTEELDLYDIVRNPVVGNYKGYAEFKMGHYDNARSIWEALENRGNAQASFNLGILYEDGLGVAQNNQHAIEHYERAAIAGSSKAQYRLGLLYSDGIKTPRNDAKADKWLCAAAAQGDEDAVALLEQRNNTVRSQRDKDFYRAESLQVTRQYEKAAIIWKRLSNMGDTRSRTRLAWMHEAGQGMPRDLKKAAMLFQQSAQEGDAEAQYALAVMLHTGKGQAKNLEAAQEWLQRAATQNYGPAKEALAQE; this is translated from the coding sequence ATGGCACTCCCAGCTCACGCTGATGCAGCTAGCACGGCAAATACTGAAGAGCTCGACTTATATGACATTGTACGCAACCCCGTTGTAGGTAACTATAAAGGCTATGCCGAATTTAAAATGGGGCACTACGATAACGCGCGCTCCATCTGGGAAGCACTTGAAAACAGAGGAAATGCACAAGCCAGTTTCAATTTAGGTATCTTGTATGAAGATGGGCTCGGCGTTGCGCAAAACAACCAACACGCTATAGAACACTATGAAAGAGCAGCAATAGCAGGCAGCAGTAAAGCACAATACCGCTTAGGGCTCCTTTACTCTGACGGTATAAAAACACCTAGGAATGATGCTAAAGCAGATAAGTGGCTCTGTGCGGCTGCCGCGCAAGGCGACGAGGATGCAGTAGCACTGCTTGAGCAACGTAACAACACAGTAAGAAGCCAGCGAGACAAAGACTTTTACCGCGCAGAAAGCCTGCAGGTTACTAGGCAATATGAAAAAGCTGCGATTATCTGGAAGCGCCTTAGCAATATGGGTGATACCCGCTCTCGCACGCGGCTCGCATGGATGCACGAAGCCGGCCAAGGTATGCCTCGCGACCTTAAAAAAGCAGCCATGCTCTTTCAACAATCAGCACAAGAAGGCGACGCCGAAGCACAATACGCACTCGCTGTAATGCTACACACAGGCAAAGGGCAAGCCAAAAACCTAGAAGCTGCACAAGAGTGGTTACAACGTGCTGCCACGCAGAATTACGGCCCCGCCAAAGAGGCACTTGCGCAAGAGTAA
- a CDS encoding GlsB/YeaQ/YmgE family stress response membrane protein, producing MGIIIFLVIGAVAGWLAGTLMKGGGFGLLGNIVVGIVGSVVGGFVFNLLGITAGGMVGSIVTATAGAALLLFIISLIKK from the coding sequence ATGGGTATCATCATTTTTTTAGTCATTGGCGCCGTTGCAGGCTGGTTGGCTGGCACGTTAATGAAAGGTGGTGGCTTTGGACTGCTGGGTAATATTGTTGTTGGTATTGTCGGTTCTGTGGTCGGGGGCTTTGTTTTTAATTTGCTTGGCATTACTGCAGGTGGGATGGTGGGGTCAATCGTGACGGCAACGGCAGGAGCTGCATTGTTGCTCTTTATTATTAGTCTTATAAAGAAATAA
- a CDS encoding LysR family transcriptional regulator produces the protein MDRFHLMNVFVAVAEEQGFAAAARRLRMSPPSVTRAITALEEHLNVKLLNRTTRYVRTSDSGQRYLEDARRILAEVESADEAAAGINAEPQGHLAVTAPALFGRQFITPGIVDYLQRYPNTEVSAVFIDRVVNLLEEGLDVGIRIGELSDSSMRALRVGSVRRIICASPEYLQQHKIPHKPDDLLEHSIIASSAIVGSIDWHLNTTDGKPLRIKPRLTVNTNDAALEAALGGFGITRLLSYQVSQQIASGKLVRLIETYEPAAWPVHIVHREGRYASAKIRTFVDLMAERLRADSSLN, from the coding sequence ATGGACCGTTTTCACCTAATGAATGTTTTTGTTGCTGTTGCCGAAGAACAAGGCTTTGCAGCTGCAGCAAGACGGTTACGCATGTCTCCTCCGTCAGTTACCCGCGCCATCACTGCTTTGGAAGAGCACCTAAATGTTAAGTTGCTCAACCGTACAACACGCTATGTACGCACCAGTGATTCAGGACAACGCTACCTTGAAGATGCTCGACGGATATTGGCTGAAGTGGAATCTGCAGATGAAGCAGCGGCCGGAATCAACGCCGAACCTCAAGGCCACTTAGCTGTAACAGCGCCTGCTCTGTTTGGTCGACAATTTATCACGCCCGGCATTGTTGATTATTTACAACGCTATCCAAACACCGAAGTATCAGCCGTATTTATTGATCGGGTAGTCAACCTGCTTGAAGAAGGGTTAGATGTAGGCATACGCATTGGTGAGCTGTCAGATTCAAGCATGCGGGCATTAAGAGTAGGTTCGGTACGACGCATTATATGCGCCTCTCCTGAGTACTTGCAGCAGCATAAAATACCGCATAAGCCTGACGACCTATTAGAGCACTCGATCATTGCATCCAGTGCCATTGTAGGCTCAATTGATTGGCATTTAAACACGACAGACGGCAAACCTTTACGCATAAAACCAAGGCTTACCGTTAACACGAATGATGCAGCGCTAGAAGCTGCACTGGGAGGTTTTGGCATTACTCGGTTACTGTCGTACCAAGTCAGCCAGCAGATCGCTTCAGGGAAATTAGTCAGACTAATAGAAACATACGAGCCAGCCGCTTGGCCTGTGCATATAGTGCATCGCGAAGGCCGTTATGCCTCCGCAAAGATTCGCACATTTGTAGATTTAATGGCAGAACGCTTACGCGCCGATAGCTCATTAAACTAA
- a CDS encoding carboxymuconolactone decarboxylase family protein yields MSRINVIDTHNANAEQQELLDAIQSQLGMVPNFLKIFANSPSALRAFLGLHSIAGEGSLDEQTRERIALALAQQNACQYCVSAHTAIGRKVGLSDSEIDANRAGSSEDAKAAAAVKFAQALAEHSGDITTAELLEVRAAGYSESDIVEIITHVGMNTLTNILGKASRVDIDFPKVDLQLAL; encoded by the coding sequence ATGAGCCGTATTAACGTTATAGATACCCATAATGCCAACGCAGAACAACAAGAGCTGCTTGATGCTATCCAATCACAATTAGGCATGGTGCCTAATTTTCTTAAAATCTTTGCTAATTCACCCTCGGCACTACGCGCTTTTTTGGGGTTACACAGTATTGCCGGTGAGGGCAGTTTGGATGAGCAAACCCGAGAGCGTATTGCGTTAGCGCTTGCGCAGCAAAATGCTTGTCAGTATTGCGTTTCTGCCCATACGGCGATTGGGCGTAAAGTTGGATTATCTGATTCAGAGATTGACGCTAACCGTGCTGGTTCAAGTGAAGATGCTAAAGCAGCCGCGGCTGTTAAATTTGCGCAAGCATTAGCCGAGCACAGTGGAGATATCACAACAGCAGAATTGCTTGAGGTACGTGCAGCGGGTTATAGCGAATCTGATATTGTAGAGATTATTACGCATGTGGGAATGAACACATTAACCAATATTCTGGGTAAAGCGAGTCGTGTTGATATCGATTTTCCTAAGGTAGATCTACAGCTGGCTTTGTAA
- a CDS encoding pyridoxamine 5'-phosphate oxidase family protein — translation MGHKFAEIAFTESVRDVQQQLGSRAGYASMDEGEDHNNLLSQHEADFITARDSFYMASVSETGWPYVQHRGGPAGFIKVIDAQTIGFADFSGNRQYVTVGNLRKDDRVSLFLMDYKNRRRLKILGRVRLVELEETELLAALEVDDYRARVERGFVIHIEAFDWNCPQHITPRYTETEVEAMLEAKDAEIAAKRAGQVEENVEQATHTQANTFSVLGQGELSLVISGVRQLTPRVRAYELRTLDGSELPKVEAGSHLRVPVRLKNAELSERHYSICSNPTRCDIYEIAVLKEAQSTGGSEAVHENFDIGLQLNCDLPQNNFSLHTDTRPAVLIAGGIGITPIKAMAQALEVRGSELQLHYAGRGEAEMAFSDRLAREFTKRLSLYRATHAEHMDVAHLLSTSPADAVFYVCGPHRLIDDVVKQAEALQINPERIRFERFSAAPAANAQPIEVELRRSGVQIQVGRDQSILDAMLDAGVDAPFSCKAGICKSCAVTVLEGELEHRDSVLTPAEQQTSICPCISRAKGKRLVLDI, via the coding sequence ATGGGACACAAATTTGCAGAGATCGCATTCACTGAATCTGTCCGGGATGTACAGCAGCAGCTGGGTAGCCGTGCAGGATATGCCAGTATGGATGAAGGAGAAGATCACAATAACTTGCTCAGCCAGCATGAAGCAGACTTTATCACTGCGCGTGATAGTTTTTATATGGCAAGTGTGAGCGAAACGGGTTGGCCTTATGTGCAGCATCGCGGTGGGCCAGCTGGTTTTATTAAGGTTATTGATGCACAAACGATAGGCTTCGCTGATTTTAGTGGTAATCGACAGTACGTAACTGTGGGTAACCTTCGTAAAGATGATCGCGTATCTTTGTTTCTTATGGACTATAAAAATCGTCGTCGTCTCAAAATTTTAGGGCGCGTACGCTTGGTCGAGCTTGAAGAGACAGAGCTGTTAGCAGCACTTGAGGTGGATGACTACCGAGCACGTGTAGAACGGGGCTTTGTGATTCATATTGAGGCATTTGATTGGAATTGTCCGCAGCATATTACGCCGCGATACACCGAAACTGAGGTGGAAGCGATGCTAGAGGCGAAGGATGCAGAAATAGCTGCCAAGAGAGCGGGGCAGGTTGAAGAAAATGTTGAACAAGCAACTCATACGCAGGCAAATACATTCTCAGTGCTTGGCCAAGGTGAGTTGTCGTTAGTGATATCGGGTGTGCGCCAGCTTACCCCGCGTGTGCGAGCGTATGAGTTGCGGACGCTTGATGGATCAGAATTACCTAAAGTAGAAGCCGGCTCACATTTACGTGTGCCAGTACGGCTTAAAAACGCAGAGTTATCAGAACGGCATTACTCTATCTGCTCTAACCCTACGCGCTGCGACATCTATGAAATTGCCGTATTGAAAGAAGCGCAGAGTACGGGTGGCTCCGAGGCGGTACATGAGAACTTTGACATCGGTTTGCAGTTAAATTGTGATCTTCCACAGAATAATTTTTCATTACATACCGATACGCGTCCTGCCGTGTTAATTGCGGGTGGTATTGGTATTACGCCCATTAAAGCGATGGCTCAGGCATTAGAGGTAAGAGGGTCTGAATTGCAGTTGCATTATGCGGGTCGAGGTGAAGCTGAAATGGCTTTTAGCGACCGCTTAGCACGAGAGTTTACTAAGCGTCTCAGCTTGTATCGCGCCACACATGCAGAGCACATGGATGTTGCTCATCTCCTCAGTACTTCGCCTGCGGATGCCGTTTTTTATGTGTGTGGCCCACATCGCTTAATTGATGATGTCGTCAAGCAGGCAGAGGCTCTGCAGATAAACCCAGAGCGCATAAGGTTTGAGCGTTTTTCTGCCGCACCTGCTGCCAATGCTCAACCGATTGAAGTGGAGTTGCGTCGTTCAGGTGTGCAGATTCAGGTTGGTCGTGATCAGAGTATTCTTGATGCCATGCTAGATGCCGGTGTCGATGCGCCCTTTAGCTGTAAAGCAGGTATTTGTAAGTCATGTGCTGTAACAGTGCTTGAAGGCGAGCTTGAACACCGTGATTCAGTGTTGACTCCTGCTGAGCAGCAAACCTCGATCTGCCCTTGTATATCGCGTGCTAAAGGTAAGCGCTTGGTGTTGGACATATAA
- a CDS encoding SDR family oxidoreductase → MNKLRILIAGCGDVGSALGVTLATQGHHVFGLRRTINQLPDCIHAISADLSDKDTLSDLPNVDILIYCAAATSRSEKAYQQAYIDGFNNIYDALPKQPKHLFFTSSTSVYGQHQHEWIDEQSSTESEQVSGQIMRQAERAVLEKGNATVVRFSGIYGPGRNHLIDRVKGGSIAREDLHYSNRIHRDDCAGVLAHLIQRVNENQPVDTLYLASDLNPTPIREITVWLAEQLNIETTQAVEIRRGGSKRCNSQRLQASGYQFLYPDYKAGFALALNEQS, encoded by the coding sequence ATGAATAAACTGCGTATCCTTATTGCTGGCTGTGGCGACGTAGGAAGTGCTCTAGGTGTTACGCTAGCAACACAAGGCCATCACGTCTTCGGTTTACGACGTACTATAAACCAGCTTCCTGACTGCATTCACGCTATTTCTGCGGATCTCTCTGATAAAGATACACTATCAGACTTACCAAATGTTGATATCTTAATCTATTGCGCTGCAGCAACCAGCCGTAGCGAAAAGGCATACCAACAAGCGTATATAGACGGCTTCAACAATATCTACGATGCGCTACCGAAACAACCAAAACATCTATTCTTTACATCCAGCACCAGTGTATATGGCCAACACCAGCATGAATGGATCGACGAGCAATCGTCCACCGAGTCTGAGCAAGTATCCGGGCAAATAATGCGACAAGCAGAACGCGCTGTATTAGAAAAAGGTAATGCCACTGTGGTGCGCTTTAGCGGTATTTATGGGCCGGGCAGAAACCATCTAATTGACCGTGTAAAAGGCGGTAGCATTGCGCGAGAAGATTTGCACTACAGCAACCGAATTCACCGAGACGATTGCGCCGGCGTGCTTGCTCACCTAATCCAGCGCGTTAATGAAAATCAACCGGTAGATACGCTCTATTTGGCCAGCGACCTAAACCCAACACCCATTCGCGAGATCACCGTGTGGCTAGCAGAACAACTGAACATAGAAACAACACAAGCAGTAGAAATTAGACGTGGTGGTAGCAAACGCTGTAATAGCCAACGCTTACAAGCGTCAGGATATCAATTTTTGTATCCCGACTATAAAGCAGGGTTTGCACTCGCGCTAAACGAGCAATCTTAG